The genomic stretch GTTGACAGAAGAGATTTCCCCCAGCTTCCCCAGTACCCCCATCCTGTCTGAACTCCAGCAGGAGAATTTGAGACCTttgatgaagaaaagcagaagagagtgATGCAGGCATTATGGTGAGGAGAGGAACACAAGCAGTCTGTGATGTGCAACTTTTGTGCAGCTTCTTTTCAGATAAACAGCAATGTGAATTTTCAAAGAAGCAGTGAGGCTTATGGTCAAAATTCTTCTGTGCTCAAAGCCATGAAACATTAAGTCATGTTATTAAGAGCAAGCACAGGAACATACCTTGAGGGTTTCAGCTGCGGTCTTTTCTGTGGCAGGAGGCTGACTTGGGGGTTTGGGTTCAGGTCTTTTGCGGGTCATAGGCACAGGCTCAAgctcttgctctctctcttcACTGCTCTCAGTGCAGCCAAgttcctctgctttctgttcaTCTTCATAAGAGGtttcttctttcagattttCACCACTGTCTCTCTCAGACATGACTACAAACATCCatagaaagcaaagcagataaAATAATCGCTCCCTTCCACACTTTGACACTAGTTCAAAAGCatcacatttgcattttaaatcatgAAACAAACTAAGATAGAAATCCCTTCATGTTGCCACACACACCTGCACAAACAGATTGTGTTTTTAAGCAAGTGTGTATACCAAGTTACGTCTGACTCGAAGAAATGTCACACTTGGAAGTTTAAAGTCCCACAGAAACATGTGGCTTTATCTAACCGACACGCCCTCCCCGTAGGAAAGAAACAGGTCACCAagtctgaaaagcaaatgaaaggtaCAAAAGGTCCTCAGATAATTAAATCTATGACTtgcttcaccaaaaaaaaaagaaaaaacaaattgcttGGGATGGTTGATTTGAAGGGTGTCGGATACAAATGGGGATAGCGGTCAGAATGCCAGGCAGGTAGGGAGGCAGCAACTGGTTTGCTTCTGTATTTAGGGCTGAGCTTCTCCAGGGCATTCAAACCACCCAGAATTTGAGATGTGCTCCAGCTGCCACAGCAACCGCCCCTGACATCGCACATCGGGGATAACGGTGCCCACGAACAGGGCTGCCACGCTGCGGCCTGCTCACGAGGCAGAGGTTTCTCCCTCCTGCTGGCTTCGCTCCACCAGCTCCGGGGCCGTAACTGGaaggcggcagcagcagcagcaggcagggacaggcacgACCACGCCgagcaccccacagccccccgaCATCGCCGCCGGCCTAAAGCTGTGTCCCGGAGAGGCGGCCGCTGATGCACCCAGGTACCCCCAGCCATAGGACTCTGTGGGCTTTAAGCGGAGAACGGCCAACACCACGGGGAAGGCAGCGAcgggctggggacccccaccccatcTCCCCGTGACCCCCCCACAGCAGCTAGCAGGACcccacagcagccacagcaccCCCGGGGCCGGCCGGCCGCTGGTGGACTCCCACCAGCGCCCCACCGGGCCTGTCCCCACCCGGGGCACCCCCCAGCCCtaggggtgggtgggtgggggccTCCCTGTGCCTCTGGGAGACCCCCAGAGCCCCAAAACCCCCATATGGGGCTGCCTGACCCACAGGGGACCCCCAGGTTCCCTAAAGCCCCCTCACGGGACTCCTGCCCCATACGGGGACCCCCAGCTGCCCACACCCCCCCCGGTACCGCTTGCCTCACAGGGGACCCCCAAGTGCCCCCAAACCCCCCGCCCCTTGGGACTTCCCGTCCCACAGAAGACCCCTCCGAGCCCCTTGTGTCCCCAGGCCGTCCCCAGGCCCTCCCAAGGCCTAGGCctggtcccggtcccggtcccgccTCACCCGCCaggccgggccgccccgccagccccgctcTCCCCCCGTCAGGCGGACCGTAACCATCGAGGCGAAGCGCAGAGCGGCACCCGCCGGCTAATCCCGGAAGTGCGGCCCAGGCCGGAAGGACGTGCGAGGAAATACGTccgggcagcggggccggcggAGGCGGAGGTGCGCGGCGGTCCGGGACGcgatggggggggggttggcggGCGGGAGAGGGCCTCGTCTGGCCACCCTCCTCCCCGTGAGAGCCGTGCACCGTTGCCTCACGGCGTGACGGTGACGCCAGGCTTTACCTGGCGACGCCGgaggcggggggtggggggggaaacGGCGGAGCGTCGCGCAGGCCCTCCGCGTCCACCCCGCTGCTGCGGGAGAAGTCGGGGGACCTGTGTCTTACCGCCCTGTTTTGGCATGGAAACGCTGCCCGGGGGAGGAGGGCGGTCTTCTGGCGTGACGTCAGGCCCGCGTGACGTCAGGCCCGCGTGACGTCAGGCCGGCGCGGTCCGGGTTCCCTCGGCTGCCGTGGGGGGAGCGTGGATGTACGTCGTGTGGATGTACGTCGTGTGGATGTACGTCGTGTGGATGTACATCGTGTGGATGTACATCGTGTGGATGTACGTCGTGTTCCCCACTGCCTCgagcagcccagctccagcGGGGTTTTTCCACGAGCGGACTTGGGCACGTGTGGggccggggctgctggggacaggggtCCCGTTCGGGGGAGTTTTGTGCCTCATCGGTTTTagctgacagaggaaaaaacacactTGTTCTCATGTGCAGCCGATCCCGTGTCCTTCATGAGTTACCCTGTGACATGTGTCAGGCAGCCAAGGGACCGCGTACACGGCAAAACACCACGTCCTGGCGGGCAGCCACGCGTGGGTGAGATCTCCTGTGGGTTTTTGGGCTGTGGGTGCAGCCACAGTGAGATCTCCTGTGGGTTTTTGGGCTGTGGGTGCAGCCGCTCTCCCGGGAGCCTTCGCTGGTGCCGGCAGAGGGTGAACCCTCCCTGCGGCCTCTCCCGCGCTGGGAACATCAGTAAAGACTCTTGTCAAGGCTGTGCCATCTGTTTTCACAAACTTTCCAGGATTTAATGTCTTCAGGGCTCTGCCATGTGCTGCTCCCAGATTTGAAAGAGGGTCGGAGGGGCCTCGCGGGTTCCTCACAGCAGCCTTGTTTCTGCTAGACACCGCTCTGCGAGTAGGAAGGTGTGCTGTGTGCAGAAGCGATCCATTTAGATCGATTTAGTGTGTGTTATTACCAATTAGCTTGCTGTAAATGCCAAAATGCGTTTCCATGTCGTGTGCCAGAAGTGGCAGTCAGTTAGAGCAGTCTGTGGTCTGTCAGATGTGTCTTGGTTTATTGCTTCACTTTTCTCCAGGTATGAAATGATGTTATGAGCAGTGAATGTAAAGCTATATAACCTGCAACCTCTTGGGCCCCAATTTTGCAGTGCCTTATAAATGCGTGTAATTTTAAGTACTATCAGCACTTCCATTGACCTCAGTGGGACTACTTACAGTGCTCTAGGTTAAACACAGATACACTTTTTCAGGATAAGAGCCAAAGATGACTCATACAAGCGTATGCATCATGGATTTTTATCTTTCCACTGCTATTTGTTGTTGCAACTTATGGTTTAATAAAGGTTAAATATGTTGAGCTCAACTTCAGGTTCAGTTGTAAAATAGCCAGTTTCTATTCTGCACATTTCATCTTGCTTGGGCTTAATGCTTTCTTGAAGAATTGCGATGTTGGCACTGTTCATGCTTTATCCTTTTTGGATCCTTTAtcagctccagcagctgtttTGCATAAGTGTGATGGTTGAAGAATATGGATTTCgcaaatcattttatttttcgCAGCACTCGGCGGTGAGAGATCATTGTCTGCTTAGCAATAATGGCTTTTCCAAAAGCGAAATGTGACAAACAATTTCTAATAAATCGGACCTCGAAGAGTTTAATAGTAAAATTCAATGACCCATCACCAATGTTTTATACATTATGCAAGCTCAGTGCAAATATAGCGGAGAGCATATGCAATTACTGAAGATAATTATCTTATTCTTATGAGGGAAAATGTTGCTGAGTATTTCTTGTGTTAAATAATTGACTAAGGTTCCTAATGTCATTTTAGGAGGAGTGTCACAGACACTTAGAAATCtaacaatttaaattaaataatttaaaatgacaataacaCAGGCAAAGTACAGGAGGTACTGGAATTATTCTCTAATAAATCTAAAACGTTAGTTGGGAGGTTATTGTTTTAGAAGACTGTAAGTTATTCTGTGTGTTTGATTCAATACTGAAGATAAGGGTTTGTCTTTACTGCAGAGCTATTATCAGTTGTAACTACATCAAATGCTGTTAAGTCAAGTCCCAATGCATGCAAAAGCCATTAAGTGCAGTGGCATTTTTAACTGAAGGCAGTTGGGTTGTGGAGCGATGTATGAAGAAGATGTGCAACCGCAGCTCCTCACTTGCTAGCGCAAGTCGTGACAGAGTCTCAAATGGCAACTCTGGCAATCCAAATGTCAGTGGTCCACAAACTACTAATGGCACGCAGCCTGCCTTTAAGAAATCTGCACAAGGTTACCAAAATACACAGGTCAGATGTCAGCAGTCTTCTGAAGGCTCTGAAACACTCTGAAAATACTAGGGGTCTAAAAAAGGAAGGTTAAAACCACTCCTTCAAGCAGAAGAATAGTTGTTCATCAGCAGCAACCttagtgttgggtttttttcagacctGTGCAGTTGATGTGGCTGGGATGCTCTTCTCCAGAGGCAGCGGGACTGGTAACGCTTTTCCTAAAGTGTAACTGGtggaaaacaggaacaaaagagGCCTTCGTACTGTTTTTAACCATTTAGCTGTGGGAAAGTAGTTTCTTCAGCACAACGGTATAATTGAGTTCTCAGCGCTGGTCTCATGTTAAATGAATGGACAAGAGGCATGATAGAAAACAGAGTGGGgccaataaaaaataaagagggCAGATGAAGGGATTGCTGTTTACAGGGAAACAAGTGGAGGGCctgttttccagtttctccTGCAGGATTCAGTGGGTGAGTTGGTTAGTCAAGCTTGAAGGAGAGTTGGACACAGCTGTCTTCTTTGCCTTCTTTGTTAAACTGGTTTTGGCAATAACCACAACAGAAATGGGTCAGATACCATGTTTCTCATCGGATGTCAAGTCTGGAATCTGGTTTGACCTTCAAGAAATTAactttaactgaaaaaaattcctagTCTGGGTAGTGTGTTATCAGCAAATTTTCCCATTCTTCAATACgcttaatttttctctgctgaaaacaCAGTTAGTACAAATcacctgtatttatttatattacattatttttcataagtGACAGGATTTCTGTCTCCTTTAGGCAGTGTTAACTAGTGATTCTGGAAGGATAAGAAGTGTCTGCATTATTTATTAAGAACATTTATTAGGAAAATTTATTCCTTTGTATTGCAATATTTATGAAATTCAACTCTACTAGCATTTGTTATTGGtagaagaaaaggagataaaTTCAAAGTCACAGTCAATGGGGTGAAGTGAGATTCTTTAAGATAACTTTTTGCCTTGTGGCTTCTGTACTCTGTAAATTGTTTTTTTAGGGCTCTGGAGCAGTCTAGATGGAATCGTAACTTCAGGGAATGCATATTGGATTAGAAAGTTTCTTGAATCAAGCTTCCAGGAAGATTGATTACAGATTTTCTCTTATCGGTGTCATCTCACTTTGTTACAAGTTGGTTTTATTCTGGctttcaaagaaggaaaatccTTGTGTGCAAAGAATATGAAAGTAAAGGGTGTATCCTAATGtcttaaaatatcttttgtgCACATTAATTTGAAGAGTGTTAATTCTGTCCCTagacaaaacaatttttcaaattGCTGTGAAATATGGGGCAGCATTTGGGTAGAGTAGATGATAAACAAGCCACTGAGATGTAGCAGCATAAACTAAAAGATTTTCAACAGGGTCttactgtaaaacaaacaagaaaaaaagaggcagagttaaaatacagcagcagcaagagaggTTGCAAAAAAGGAAGTATGTTTAGACACTGGTGTCCTGCTATTCAGAAAGGGACTTCCTCTCTGTGGCTGCAGATAACTGCCAAGAGAGTTTTCCCAACACAAATTATAAGCATATTATGTAAGCATATTTAGACATCTAACACCGATCATGCCTCTAAAATCAAGTAAGTAGATGAATAAATGCTAAAAATCAGATGTGTGTGTGCTTTGGTTTTTCTGTAGATGCTAAATGAAAGactggcttttaaaaaacagggcTTAAAAGCACTTTGATAttggtggggagggaggcagaaatTATAtcctctttcttgcttttcttcctctattAAGAAAGCACTTTTTCTCGGTTAACAAATGCAGAATCCACTTTCTGACCCTAAAGATAGTTATGCATTTCAAGTAGTATGAACAATTcgttctttttttaaaacctttttccaCTTAATGATTATTGTTCCTGAGATTATTTATTTGGATGGGAAGATGAACATCTAGAGGACTGAAGGTTGTGCTAATGCCTTCTTACCCTCGTTTCATTACTGTGTTCCGAGCAAAGCTCTGATTTGGAACCTCTTGGCTGACAGTTCATATTATGCTAATCGAAATCTgtttactgaaaatgaaatttgaatACGCCATAAGCTTGCTATCAttaataaacttaattttttttttcagttggattTCCAGTTTCCACTTCTAATGTTGATGGTCTTGAAAGTGCATTTGGATCCACGACATCTTCTATCACTGAACAAATCAAGAGCCTCCTCTCCTATCTCAAAGCAATACGGACAGCTTAATATCATATGACCTCATTTCtccaaattaaatgaaaaaagaattttctctAGTTTTCCATGAAGCTCAGCTATTGCCTGTTAATTTTGACTGTTAGTGCTGATCTTTCTATTGGTTTTACACCAGAAAATGTAGCTTTTAACAGGACAGTTGCTTTGGGGTCTTTCAATGCATCTCTTCATACAGTGTCTCAAGCTTTAGTAAGTTCTCCAGCACACCATGATATCATAGCCAAAGAGGGGACCAGTATTTTAATTGAATGTAGACTGAACATCAGCCAGTATGAATATATTCTTTGGTATAACTCCAGAGGACACCTGCTTGAACAGAAAGATGAAGGTGagctttcctgctgttttctatCCTCCAGTATTCCCCTTTTATACAGTATCTGAAAACCTCTGGGACTTTATTATCATTTTTCCTGCCTATCCTCCCATTTTTACAGTTGGGAGATAAGGAGGGAGCAAGACAGAGCCCTTTGCCCTCTGGCATGTGGCACGTGGCATGTGAATTATACTTGAGTTCTGTCCTAGCCCATCCATCCTGCTGTGGTGCCCCACAGAATCATTTCGTTCAAGAGGCATCACAGTATTCAGTATAGAAGAAATTAATCTGCATCCTACCAGATACTAactgatgtttttatttattattgctcttttttatattatattttttcaaacaCATGAATTAAACACAGTTCTCCACAACTTGTGACCTTTTCCAGCTGGCAATCAGTGTGTTAATTTTgctacaggattttttttaaagcatgggGTAACTtactacatttattttctggtttatgcACCAGTGAGACTGTGGAAACTAACACAATTTGTAATGGTCAACAATGAAATACATGCTATTTAACCCTTTTGTACAGAGGGAGAGTATATTTTCCTAGCCTTTGGCTCTTAGAGTTCTGTCcctgcagtttttaattttaaaaaaataatgtcttttagAAATGCATGAGGTTTTCTCTACTCTATTAGTATTAATTAAGGTCATCAAGCTAATTGATAGGATCTTCTTGGAGGCCATCTTTCTGCCTTAAGCATTCAGTAACCTCCTGGTAGTTATAATGCCATCTGGAGATTAGTTCAAAGTAGAGTAATTAGAAGAATGAGTtatgaaaacagttttcctcCTAAGTCAAAAACGCATAGGAAATACTGTATAAAGCTAGCttctttcattgatttctttttacatgGGTTTTGTAATTCAGCACTGCATGCTCAGCAGAAAACTGTGTCTCAAAAAAATCTGGGGTTCTTTTGCCAGCAGAGCCATTTACAGACTCTGATCTTTTTTATGGGTCACTTGACTTTTGACTCCGAGCGTATGGAAAATTAGACTTTATAGAGGACAGTCTTTCAACATAGTATTACACAGTGGGCAAGAAGCACTAGTTAAGAATTAGGTTCCCTGTCAGAAAGAGCTAGCAGTCCGAAAGCACACAAGAAAGTGCagatgagagaaaggagaaaaaccagAGTAGCAAGTGTGCAGAATAATTTACCATTAAGCAGTAGGATTGGTAACTGGCTTTCTGCATCACAAGcatgaaaaggaaatttcagtCCTTCGTGTACTGTTTGTATTATGCTAGAAATGGACTGCTTACTTCCAAGCTTTGTCTCCTGTTGATGGAGCAAACAGCACATGTCTAGTTTACCtactgatttttgtttcattagctcagtttatttcttttgaatctCCAGGTGGCCGGTGGAGGATTGCCGATAATTCCCTTAACATCACAAAGGTCAACTTTGCTGACCGGGGGCGATATACATGTGCAGGTGTTAATCATAATGACACCTTGTATTACACAGTCACCCTGAGGGTTATCTTCACCTCAGGAGACATGAGTATTTACTACATGATTGTGTGCCTCGTTGCCTTTGCTATCACCCTCGTTTTAAACATAACCCGTCTGTGCATGATGAGCAGTCACCTCCGCAAAACAGAGAAGGCTATCAATGAATTCTTCAGGACGGAAGGGGCTGAGAAGCTTCAGAAGGCTTTTGAGATAGCCAAGCGTATCCCTATCATTACATCTGCCAAAACACTAGAGTTGGCCAAAGTCACTCAGTTTAAGACCATGGAGTTTGCTCGGTACATTGAAGAGCTTGCCAGAAGCATTCCCCTTCCACCTCTGATCCTTAACTGCCGGGCGTTCATGGAGGAGATCTTTGAGGCTGTACGAGTTGATGATCCCGATGAAgttggagaggaggaaaaacagacCCAAACCTGCGGTACCCAAGCTGCGATATACCCCATCAACCCAGAGATCAAGCGCAGCGATTCACCAGCTGGGGATTCAGACGATGGGTCCATGAATGAGCAAGGTCAAGAGATAGCCGTTCAGGTGTCCATTCACCCACAGTCAGAAGTGCAGAGCATTGACACTGTTTCTCACGACAGCTGCCAGTTTGCGCCTTCTGAGGAAGGCACCTGCTGAATCCAGCGATATGCTGTTGTGAAGGAAGCACAGGTGACCCTAGGATACTGCAAGAAAGGGGTCTGCAAACAAGCTGCCTCAGTCCCATATGCACAAGTTTTCCAAATTGCAAGGTGCCAGAACTGCtactgaaatctgtattttccgTCAGTGTTGATCTAACGATTTCAAGTCTGTTAGAGAAGGCCATTTGGAATATTGTGcagtggcttttctttttaaagcaagcttgctatatctaaaatatttacaaagcagGAATTCTTTGTCCTTGGCTCCTTGGTAGCTTCTGATACTTCTGATCTGTATTAGAAGTGGCCAAGCTGAGCAGTACAACTTGCAATAAGATCTTTTAATTTGTGAAATCTTTCTTCCTTCACAAAGTGAGCCGGAATTCATTTGAGTCAGTGTTGTTGTCCTGATGAATTGAGTTGTGTACTCTTTTTGAATTGCCTCTTGGTGCGTGTAGCCCATCAGAACCATGGTGAGCTTgaacaaatctgttttgtgTCGTGTGCTTCTATGTTGCTATCAAAATGTACTGTACTTAGGAAAAGAATAGTACCAGGATCTGCTGCTGGATTAAACGAATTGTAGTTTCAAAGCAGCTTAGCGAACAACCAGGGGGTCTCAGTTTTCCATGCATCTGCAGAAAACTTGTGCGTACTCTAGTGCGTGGAGAGCGAATTGTTGTTACAAAGCTTGTCGCTTAAACTTGGTGCTGATTACCAAAGCGCCTTACCCTGGTTCTGTCTTACAGAATGGAGCAGTAACAGCACTGCCAGCACTGTCTGCCTTTTGACTTTGCTGATTTTACTCACTATAGAAAATCCAAAGTTTTATATTGTATTTGACATTGTTGTGAGAAAACAATGACAGTAATACGTAGtggcataatttaaaaatgaattcatCTACAGATCAGGTGTCTCGGGCACCTCTTTCTGAACAACATTATAATAAGGAGGTGAAAAGTAGTGATACTTGCTTTGCTCTGGCTAGTGCTTTCAGAAAGCAGTGGAAGAGGGAGTGGttggcagaggggctggctgagCTGTTTGCCAGCCGCTGTTTACAGGAGTGGAGTAACTCACTGAAGGTGCCCTGTCTCATCCGCTGAAGAGGTGTGGCAGAAGGGAGAGGTGCAGGTGCTGACATACGTACGCACGTAAGTGCTTCACCGAGGATCTCCCACATGGCTTCCTCAGCTGTAGAGATCCAGCCTTGAGGAATCAGAGTGCAGTCAAAAACctagtttcttttttcactctttggtgctgattttttttctccttaacaTTTGTAAGTTGTATCACTTAAATAGCATTTTATATCCTGTTGAGATTTAGTAGATGTGAGGCTTGTAAGCACTccacaaattaatttcttacaaCTACTGGAAGCATATTGCCATATAATTTTAACAACTTGGCAACAAGAGCACCATTTAATTTCCCacaactcttttttctttccttattatTACAGAAATGTCAGTTGAACAAGTGATTCTGGACGGCTGCTCAGGATTCTTAAGAGGATTTGATATTACATTTACATGAGTAGAGATGGAAAACAAGCAGGCACAGTGGTAATAACAGGGTGGGGCCGTCTGTTGTAACGCATGCCTTTAGCAAAGGGTCTGAACAAATTATATTTATCGTATCATATTAGAGAATGGAAAACTGAAGCATTTATTACCATTTTAAACTACCTTCTGGGGAAAGTTCTGCAGTCAGCCACCAGTAAATGCAGCCTAGTTGGCTTTGGCATATTGGATAAGAGTGGTGTTtgtcaggaaggaagaaaattgctAGCCTTGGTTATAGTACCATTCCCACTAACTTGGTACCATTTTCAAGACTGTAGCAAACTTTATCTGCTTCAGGGGAATAAAGCCTTCTGTAGATACTTACAGTAGCCACTGCACGCAAGAGTAACTCTTTTTTGCTTCCATAGTTTGATGGCACTTTATGTCCAGGTGAAAAGTTTGTATAGTTTTGTGTAACCTGTCTGGTTTCTTTAAGTTTTTTGAGGTGCTCAGTGTTAAAGATACTCTTGTGGATAAATGTCTAGTTCTCTTAGAAGCCTTGCTAAGATGCTGCTGGCTTCACTTTTGTACTACAACGAGCTGTGCAGGTTTGTTGCACATGGATGAGTGGAGATTTGGGGGTTTGCACCATTTTGGATGTCCTGGTTGAAAAAGGTGAAGGCTGTACGAGGGAatgaactgttttaaaaatcttctttgtGCCACAGGTCATCAGGATTGTACCTgcacctgcctttttttccccataaacgGCTCGCcttgcttctgtgaaactgttGCGCTATATGCGGCAGTAGCATCTTGGACATTTTGCCCTGAACTACATATGCAATGTAGAGATGCAGCTACAATATCAACGCTCCATTTAACTGCTTGCTAAGAAGCAGTTATGCGATTGTGATTGACAGATGTCTCACCAGAAATGGCAGCTTACAGGCAGCAGAATGATACTAGAGGTGTGTCAGATGGGTGTCAGGAGAGCAGTTTCTAGATTAattaaatctgttctttgaTTTTCATACTTTATTTACATAGCTCCGAGTTCTTACTAAGCACAGTTAACGTGGTGTCTTTGTGTGTCCTGTTGCTGGTGGAGAGGAAAGAATGATCATGCATAAAGGTCCTCAGAAATGCAGTTGCAGTGTCAATTGCTGGATAGTAAAGTTAAGAGTTTTGCTGAATTACTACAGTATTTTGTTCgctaaattaatttcattcctGTTTCGTAAGGATTTCAGTAAATCAGGAGTACTTATTAAATGTAGGAACTGATCCTATTCCCACTGAATTCAATTAGAGCAGATTTGAAGCTCTGGTGTATTTTACAAATGATACTACAGGATTTTTATGCATCTGAAAACAGGGATGGTGGTGATGTTTCACTGTAAATGTAATTTCCAGAGAATGAAACCTGACACTAGTTTCCAAACAACTTGTGAACTATTCTTCTTACCCTAAGTAGATGTGTGCACTTAAATTTGTTTGATGCATCTAATTGAGCATTAACATTGAAAGATGATGTAAAGTGTTTCTCTCTTAACTTTTTCTAGGACAAGGAGGGTCTACAGTGGTTTCCTTGCTTTAAACTAAATTCTTTGACAATCACAAggctatttttctc from Buteo buteo chromosome 24, bButBut1.hap1.1, whole genome shotgun sequence encodes the following:
- the MFAP3 gene encoding microfibril-associated glycoprotein 3, with amino-acid sequence MKLSYCLLILTVSADLSIGFTPENVAFNRTVALGSFNASLHTVSQALVSSPAHHDIIAKEGTSILIECRLNISQYEYILWYNSRGHLLEQKDEGGRWRIADNSLNITKVNFADRGRYTCAGVNHNDTLYYTVTLRVIFTSGDMSIYYMIVCLVAFAITLVLNITRLCMMSSHLRKTEKAINEFFRTEGAEKLQKAFEIAKRIPIITSAKTLELAKVTQFKTMEFARYIEELARSIPLPPLILNCRAFMEEIFEAVRVDDPDEVGEEEKQTQTCGTQAAIYPINPEIKRSDSPAGDSDDGSMNEQGQEIAVQVSIHPQSEVQSIDTVSHDSCQFAPSEEGTC